The Brassica napus cultivar Da-Ae chromosome C7, Da-Ae, whole genome shotgun sequence genome has a segment encoding these proteins:
- the LOC106408290 gene encoding agamous-like MADS-box protein AGL8 homolog, which produces MGRGRVQLKRIENKINRQVTFSKRRSGLLKKAHEISVLCDAEVALVIFSSKGKLFEYSTDSCMERILERYDRYLYSDKQLVGREISQSENWVLEHAKLKARIEVLEKNKRNFMGEDLDSLSLKELQSLEHQLHAAIKSIRSRKNQAMFESISALQKKDKALQDHNNALLKKIKEREKNTVQQGGQLIQCSNSSSILQPQYCLTSSRDGFVGRVGEENGVASSLAEPNSLLPAWMLRPTTNE; this is translated from the exons atggGAAGGGGTAGGGTTCAGCTGAAGAGGATAGAAAACAAGATCAATAGGCAAGTTACTTTCTCTAAGAGAAGGTCTGGTTTGCTCAAGAAAGCTCATGAGATCTCTGTTCTCTGCGATGCTGAGGTTGCCCTCGTCATCTTCTCTTCCAAAGGCAAACTCTTCGAATATTCCACCGACTCTTG CATGGAAAGGATACTTGAACGCTACGATCGCTATTTGTATTCGGACAAACAACTTGTAGGCCGAGAGATTTCACAGAGT GAAAATTGGGTTCTTGAACATGCTAAGCTCAAGGCTAGAATTGAGGTACTCGAGAAGAACAAAAG GAATTTTATGGGGGAAGATCTTGATTCGTTGAGCTTAAAGGAGCTCCAAAGCTTGGAACATCAGCTCCATGCTGCTATCAAGAGCATTAGGTCAAGAAAG AACCAAGCTATGTTCGAATCCATATCGGCGCTCCAAAAGAAG GATAAGGCCTTGCAAGATCACAACAATGCGCTTCTCAAAAAG ATTAAGGAGAGGGAGAAGAACACGGTTCAGCAAGGAGGACAACTAATCCAATGCTCCAACAGTTCTTCAATTCTTCAGCCCCAATACTGCTTAACCTCCTCCAG AGATGGCTTCGTGGGGAGGGTTGGGGAAGAGAACGGCGTAGCATCATCACTGGCGGAACCAAACTCTCTTCTTCCGGCTTGGATGTTACGCCCTACCACGAATGAATAG